One segment of Marinitoga litoralis DNA contains the following:
- a CDS encoding RelA/SpoT family protein has translation MDSNEQEFELFLNDIENILERKLNDSEIEILKKAYFLAKKSHEGQMRASGEPFFEHPKAVAKILAELKMDIESIASALLHDVVEDCDVPIDVIQKQFGDEITRIVDGVTKISNLKLNEKLNKVDMKSLEKIETIRKMLLAMSNDIRVIIVKLSDRLHNMRTLEYVPQKKQIIKSQETLKIYAPIAHRLGIHKIKAELEDLSFMYLYPQAYNDIKRRLEEKVKNVHDKMEEYKNIILEQLEKHNIKASIQGRTKHLYSIWEKMLRKNKSFDEIYDVIALRIITESPTACYAALGVVHSVWRPVPGRIKDYIAVPKSNGYRSIHTTVITNKGETLEIQIRDWEMHEESEYGLAAHWAYKQGVDSKKLYFVKRLMDLHKEIAQSAFNLNDIEEELKAHEVFVFTPKGEILHLPYGSTPIDFAYAIHTNVGNHFAGAKVNGKIVPISYELQNGDIVEIIINRNSPGPSIDWLKYAKSSRTKHKIKRYYRLKNEKNLEEKGREKIREIAKDLNLSIDNLIHDLKENQAFCEKNNVKNENELYIRLGFGDINPKEIYKLYEKKEEPTDQKNEKFITQKINYKKKGIGVIVDGQEGIDIYFAKCCNPVFGDDIIGIVSRRGIGIHRENCMNIKEVPQSRVVKVSWVNENSDIPKYVTHLLIEMQDKSVLNEIRNKIKNEKANIEMYETSKKVDRVDLKLRLAVKDVQHLMRVLSALKSIKGVFNVRRS, from the coding sequence ATGGATAGCAATGAACAAGAATTTGAATTATTTTTAAATGATATTGAGAATATATTAGAAAGAAAACTAAATGATTCTGAAATAGAAATTCTTAAAAAAGCATATTTCTTAGCTAAAAAATCACATGAAGGTCAAATGCGAGCTTCAGGAGAACCTTTTTTTGAACATCCTAAAGCAGTTGCAAAGATTTTAGCAGAATTAAAAATGGATATTGAAAGTATAGCTTCTGCGCTATTACATGATGTCGTAGAAGATTGTGATGTACCTATAGATGTTATTCAAAAACAATTTGGTGATGAAATTACGAGAATTGTAGATGGTGTTACTAAAATTAGTAATTTAAAATTAAATGAAAAATTAAATAAAGTAGATATGAAATCATTGGAAAAAATTGAAACTATACGTAAAATGCTTCTTGCTATGTCTAATGATATACGTGTTATTATAGTTAAATTATCTGATAGATTACATAATATGAGGACTTTAGAATATGTTCCTCAAAAAAAACAAATAATAAAATCACAAGAAACACTAAAAATATATGCACCAATAGCTCATAGATTGGGTATTCATAAAATAAAAGCTGAACTAGAAGACTTATCTTTTATGTACCTATACCCACAAGCATATAATGATATAAAAAGAAGATTAGAAGAAAAAGTAAAAAATGTTCATGATAAAATGGAAGAATATAAAAATATTATTTTAGAACAATTAGAAAAACATAATATAAAAGCATCTATACAAGGTAGAACTAAACACCTATATAGTATATGGGAAAAAATGCTAAGAAAAAATAAAAGTTTTGATGAAATATATGACGTTATTGCATTAAGAATTATTACCGAATCACCAACAGCTTGTTATGCTGCTTTGGGTGTTGTTCATTCTGTTTGGAGACCAGTACCTGGAAGGATAAAAGATTATATTGCAGTTCCTAAATCAAACGGTTATAGGTCTATACATACTACTGTTATTACTAATAAAGGTGAAACATTAGAAATTCAAATAAGAGATTGGGAAATGCATGAAGAAAGTGAATACGGGTTAGCAGCACATTGGGCATATAAACAAGGAGTTGATTCAAAGAAATTATATTTTGTAAAAAGATTAATGGATTTACACAAAGAAATTGCTCAATCTGCATTTAATTTAAACGATATAGAAGAAGAATTAAAGGCTCATGAAGTTTTTGTATTTACACCCAAAGGTGAAATACTACATTTGCCATATGGTTCAACACCTATTGATTTCGCATATGCTATTCACACTAATGTTGGAAATCATTTTGCTGGAGCTAAAGTTAATGGAAAAATTGTACCTATTAGTTATGAACTACAAAATGGAGATATAGTTGAAATAATTATAAATAGGAATTCACCAGGTCCAAGCATTGACTGGTTAAAATATGCTAAATCTTCACGTACAAAACATAAAATAAAAAGATATTATAGATTAAAAAATGAAAAAAATCTTGAGGAAAAAGGTAGAGAAAAAATAAGAGAAATTGCAAAAGATTTAAATCTTTCAATAGATAATTTAATTCATGATTTAAAAGAAAATCAAGCTTTTTGCGAAAAAAATAATGTCAAAAATGAAAATGAATTATATATAAGACTTGGATTTGGAGATATTAATCCAAAAGAAATATATAAACTATACGAGAAAAAAGAAGAACCTACTGATCAAAAAAATGAAAAATTTATTACTCAAAAAATTAATTACAAGAAAAAAGGTATTGGAGTTATTGTAGATGGACAAGAAGGAATAGATATTTATTTTGCAAAATGTTGTAACCCTGTATTTGGTGATGATATTATTGGTATTGTTAGTAGAAGAGGTATAGGTATTCATAGAGAAAATTGTATGAATATTAAAGAAGTTCCACAATCAAGAGTAGTTAAAGTTTCATGGGTGAATGAAAATTCTGATATTCCAAAATATGTTACCCATTTATTAATTGAAATGCAGGATAAATCTGTTTTAAATGAAATTAGAAATAAAATTAAAAATGAAAAAGCTAATATCGAAATGTATGAAACATCAAAAAAAGTTGATAGAGTAGATTTAAAATTAAGATTAGCAGTTAAAGATGTACAACATTTAATGAGAGTATTATCAGCATTAAAAAGTATAAAAGGTGTATTTAATGTAAGGAGGAGTTAG
- the fabG gene encoding 3-oxoacyl-[acyl-carrier-protein] reductase: protein MKLKNKICIVTGANRGIGKEISKKFVEEGATVLGFARNLEALKKVEEELNSLNKGIFKGYKVDVSNSEEVNSTVKEIFGEYKRIDVLVNNAGVTKDMLLLLMKEEDFDFVINVNLKGVFLVTKAVAKIMRKQKEGSIINISSVVGIDGNIGQTNYSASKAGLIGMTKTWAKELTMKGEQIRVNAVAPGFIETDMTKNISEDFKNAALERILLKRLGSAEEVAKVVLFLASDDSSYITGQVIRIDGGLSL, encoded by the coding sequence ATGAAATTAAAAAATAAAATATGTATAGTTACAGGTGCTAATAGAGGAATTGGAAAAGAGATAAGTAAAAAATTTGTAGAAGAAGGAGCAACTGTATTAGGTTTTGCAAGAAATTTAGAAGCTTTAAAAAAGGTTGAAGAGGAATTAAACTCTTTAAACAAGGGAATATTTAAAGGGTACAAGGTTGATGTTTCAAATAGCGAAGAAGTAAATTCAACTGTAAAAGAAATATTTGGAGAGTATAAAAGAATAGATGTCCTTGTTAATAATGCTGGAGTAACTAAAGATATGTTATTGTTATTAATGAAAGAAGAAGATTTTGATTTTGTTATTAATGTGAATTTAAAAGGAGTTTTTTTAGTTACTAAGGCTGTTGCTAAAATTATGAGAAAACAAAAAGAGGGTTCAATTATAAATATTTCAAGTGTAGTTGGAATAGATGGAAATATTGGACAAACAAATTATTCTGCAAGTAAAGCTGGGTTAATAGGTATGACTAAAACTTGGGCAAAGGAATTAACAATGAAAGGTGAACAAATTAGAGTAAATGCTGTAGCTCCAGGGTTTATAGAAACTGATATGACAAAAAATATAAGTGAAGACTTTAAAAATGCAGCATTAGAAAGAATTTTACTCAAACGTTTAGGGAGCGCTGAAGAAGTTGCTAAAGTTGTGTTATTTTTAGCTTCTGATGATTCATCATACATAACTGGTCAAGTAATTAGAATAGATGGAGGTTTGTCTTTGTAA
- the dtd gene encoding D-aminoacyl-tRNA deacylase has protein sequence MRAVVQRVLESHVDVEDKTVGKIGKGILVLLGVGQNDTEKDIEWLADKIMNLRIFEDSEDKMNLSLLDIKGEILVISQFTLYGDCRKGRRPSYSTAANPEKGNEYYEKFIDYIERKYNIKVEKGVFQADMKVHLINDGPVTLLLDSEKTF, from the coding sequence GTGAGAGCAGTTGTTCAAAGAGTTTTAGAATCTCATGTAGATGTTGAAGATAAAACAGTAGGAAAAATTGGAAAAGGTATTTTAGTATTATTGGGTGTAGGGCAAAATGATACTGAAAAAGATATTGAATGGTTAGCAGATAAAATCATGAATTTAAGAATTTTTGAGGATTCAGAAGATAAAATGAACCTATCTTTGCTTGATATAAAAGGTGAAATATTAGTAATATCTCAGTTTACATTATATGGAGATTGTAGAAAAGGTAGAAGACCATCTTATTCAACAGCCGCAAATCCAGAAAAAGGTAATGAGTATTATGAAAAATTTATTGATTATATTGAAAGAAAATATAATATAAAGGTTGAAAAAGGTGTTTTTCAAGCTGATATGAAAGTTCATTTAATTAACGATGGACCCGTAACATTG
- a CDS encoding radical SAM protein, with protein MSYIPGYIKLYESGELHKRRDILYEKLNSCDLCPKKCRVNRHEKLGVCRVGDKIKISEFVLYKGEEPPLVGDTGAGGVFFSNCAMKCVYCQNFNFSQNGFGKEFTVEELADKFIWLQNEKKVKNIDLVTATPYLPFIFDALILAIEKGLNIPLLWNTSSYETVETLKLLDGVIDIYLADIRYTSEYAASRYSKTPDYWEYASKAVVEMYNQIKGEYVFEEGILKKGMIVRILVLPNNIDEAKDALKFIAKLDKNILISLMDQYVPVYRTKDYPEINRFLKKSEYDKVIDVMVDLDLDGWVQEHKLLGED; from the coding sequence ATGAGTTATATACCTGGATATATTAAATTATATGAAAGTGGTGAATTACACAAAAGACGAGATATATTATATGAAAAATTGAATTCTTGTGATTTATGTCCAAAAAAATGTAGAGTTAATAGACATGAAAAATTAGGAGTATGTAGAGTTGGGGATAAAATAAAAATTTCTGAATTTGTGTTGTACAAAGGCGAAGAACCACCATTAGTAGGAGATACGGGTGCAGGAGGAGTTTTTTTTAGTAATTGTGCTATGAAATGTGTATATTGCCAAAATTTTAATTTTTCTCAAAATGGGTTTGGAAAAGAATTTACTGTAGAAGAATTAGCAGATAAATTTATCTGGCTTCAAAATGAAAAGAAAGTTAAAAATATTGATTTAGTAACAGCAACTCCATATTTGCCATTTATATTTGATGCATTAATATTAGCTATTGAAAAAGGATTAAATATCCCATTACTATGGAATACATCATCATATGAAACAGTTGAAACATTAAAATTATTAGATGGAGTAATAGATATATATTTAGCGGATATTAGATATACTTCTGAATATGCAGCAAGTAGATATTCTAAAACACCAGATTATTGGGAATATGCTAGCAAAGCAGTAGTTGAAATGTATAATCAAATAAAGGGTGAATATGTTTTTGAAGAGGGTATTTTAAAAAAAGGTATGATTGTTAGAATTCTTGTTTTGCCTAACAATATAGATGAAGCAAAAGATGCTTTAAAATTTATAGCAAAATTAGATAAAAATATTTTAATAAGTTTAATGGATCAATATGTTCCTGTATATAGAACAAAAGACTATCCAGAAATTAATCGATTTTTGAAAAAAAGTGAGTATGATAAGGTTATAGATGTAATGGTAGATTTAGATTTAGATGGTTGGGTACAAGAACATAAGTTGTTAGGGGAGGATTAA